AGGTTGCTCCCAGTTACCGTAGTATGCTAAGTAAGGAATTGACAATATGACATCATTCCCTGATACACTCGTTGGTGTCAACGTAACGTATCCCTCAACATAAATACCATTTTCAAATGCTGCATCCATGGCTGCTTTTTCGGATGCACTCAATGTAACTGTGACCGAGACATTTTTTGTTTCCTGAGGTGCAACACTTACCGTTGCATCGCCATTTACCGATGCATCTGCAGTCACATTACGGTCCAACATGAAGGAACGTGGACCAATCCCTTGGAATCCATAGGTCACAGAACCTGGTCGACTTGCGATACCACTGATATCATAGTCAACTGTAGTGTCACTTGTGTTGGTTACGCTAAAGTTAAGTGTATATACACCAGTTTTTTGTGGATCATCGCCCAATTCGAGTTTCGGACGTTGTGAGCCATCTTTGTTCTCTGCTACAGATAAGAAAGCAGGTGAATTGATGGCGTCATTGACATTGAATACCCCAGCACCTTGTACACGGACTGAGTTTGGTCCATCTGCCCCATACGAAGGATGTGCAGTACTCATCAATAATTGATTGACGCGCTCAACCATTTCATTATCAGACAACGTTGGCATGGTATTTTTCAAGTGTTGTTTTACCAATGCACTTGCACCTGCGACATGTGGTGATGCCATTGACGTTCCCGACATGGAACTATAGTAAGTACCTGTTTGACTTGGGTAGGTGGAATAAATATTCCCACCCGGTGCAGCAAGTTCTGGTTTAATACGTAATTCATTGGTTGTTCCCATGCTTGAGAATGACGATGGCTGACCACCGGTTGCATTATTCTCGATTGGAACATCGGTTTGGAAAATGGTCATTTCCTTGGTTGCTTGGGCAGCAAGGAATTCACCGTCTTCTTTCGAGATGAATCCAGCAGGGATTTGTGCATCGCCTGCCGCCATATTAATGAGACTTCCGACAACATTGTCATACACTAAAATCCCAACTGCACCCTGTGATTCAGCAATCGATATTTTATCTGAGAATGCGATATCACCACGACGCACAAGTGCAATGGTTCCATTTACATCGAGACCTGTATAATCAGATGCCGATCCAACACCGGGAATCACAACATAGTTGTAGACTTTATCTTCAATTGATTTAAATGACACTTCGGTTGTCGTGTGGGCAATTGTTTTACCATTTGATGCAATTGCTGATAGCATCTTGGTTGTATTATCGACACTTGCAATGGACAATGGTGTATTAAATGTTGAGGGTCTTCCCACTAATCCATGATCCGGATCACCTGTAGGTGTTAAGTCTAATCCTGCCCATTTGTTATTTTTAGCACTGTTTGTTGCATTCCCTGCTGAGACATCCAGAATAATTCCAGCCGCCTTAACACGATCATACACTTCCTGTGTCAACCCTTCGCCTTCACTTGAGAAGCCAGCATCACTACCCAAACTCATGTTGATAACATCGACATTTAATTTGGCAGCATCATCCAATGCAGCTAAAACAATCCCATCATGGGTTGTGCCACCGATATCGGAGAATACTTTAAAGATCATCAGTTGTGCATTTGGCGCAACACCGCTGAATGTGTCTGACTTTCCAGCAACAGTCCCCGCGACATGCGTACCATGGGCTGTATTATGCCCTGTTTCCGCATCTTTAGGCGTAACATCTGCATCTCTATCAGCATAGTCATAAGCATACGGAACTTTCGTTCCTGCATAGACATCATCAACGCTCAGACCTGGCGTAGTAGTTTTTGCACTGAGTTCAGTGTTGGCAACAATCGTTGCGATGCCAGCGTAATCTACACCGACATCTGTAAGTTCTTGTTGGAATGCCTCATGTTGCAAATCAAGGCCGGTATCAAGGACACCTACAACAATTCCTTCACCCTTATAGTGTGCGCTATCCCAAACTTCAGGTGCTCCCACCATTTCATTGCTTGAGCTCATTTGAGGTTCAACCGCTTCATAGGTTGCTGCAACAAATGCGCGTTTAACATTTGAGATTTTGCGAATTTCTTTGATATTCTTATATTCAGTTTTGATTGAAAATCCATTAAGAACTGTAGAATAACGGTTTTCAACTGTTGCATCTCCCGTTATTGCGGCAATTTTTTGTATGGTCGAATCTTGAGCAATTTCTATTTTTGTTTCAACTGTTGCTGCTCGTGATGACTTCATAAATGTTTCGACTGAACCTGTTGCATAATAATCGAGCAATGGTTTCTCTGTAAGTTCAACAATAACATTCACAATGTCATTATCTTCATAGTTTAAATCATCCCCACGTTCAATGGGTTCATTTTCTGATTTTAGATGATCTAAATAAGACTCTTGACTGAGTGTTGGACTCACATCTTGAGTTTCATCAGCAGCAATACTTATAGTACCTGATAGTACTAAGGTTGCACTTACAAGCAAGTGCAATGTTCGTTTTACCAATTTCATTAATTTCTCCTATTTTCTATCCCCTTTGTAAACGAATTAGTATTTGAAACACCGGATTAATTGTTATCACCTCTCTTTTACGAATTGCATCGTCGTATGGTAAAAGAGTAAACGATTTCACAATTCAACGGTAGACAATGTAACAGACGTCATAATTTATGTAACGAGTTTCACTAATTTGTGAAAATACTTGAAAATCACACATAATTAACAAACACCGCTTCCACTATATTTCAATTTCGTGACATGGATTCCCTTCTTAATGACATACTTAAACCGTAATGTGGTAAATGTGATAGGGTTATTTCTATAGAGGTACCTTATGAAATTAAAAAATAAACGACTTAGATTACAATTAATAATTATCTTAATTCTTATTCCTGCACTCATCGGAACACTCATCTCACTGTTTCTACTTCCCGAAGAATTCCCCATTATTACCCATGTCTTCGATGTTCCCGAATCAATGAAGCAATCCATTATTCAAACGTCCATACGGGATTTACGTATCTTTCAGATATTGATGCCCTTTGCCATGATTTTCTTCAACATTATGCTTTTTACAGGATTATACTTCTTGTATTCTTTTTTACGCAATCGTTTCCCACGTCGACAAACTGCACTTAAATTGGTCGTCCCAGATGACGAAACTCACGATCGCTTTGTATCAACTTATAATCGCGCATTTTCGTTTGTTCAATCTCACGACCAAAGTGTAAAGCCAATGAATTACTATTTCTCAGATATTGATGAACCCTTTACCATGAGTTTGAATAAAGATCATGCCGCTTTGGGTAAGAAGACGTATTCATTAGAAAATAGCGATGAAAACCTTTATGTGACACTCATCGCAACATTATTACGACAACATTCAAACATAGGAAAAGAGCGCGTACTGTTTCAAGCCTCGATTGTTATGCTTATCATCGACATCTACTTCTCAACACTCTTGATTCCCTATTTGGATACAGTGATAATTATTCTCGTCATCTATACCTTTTTGTGCATTATTCTTACGCTCATTCAATTAAAAATTAAGAACACAACTGTTAAGAAGTGGCTTACTTTATTCTGTAAGCCGTTTACATTTATATTTACAAAAATATTATCATGGGTAAATTACATCATTCAACCCACAATCGTCCGTGAAGCCTATGCGGTAGACGAACAAATGGTTTCAATGGGCCTTGGAGATGAACTTTTGAAATACTTAAACTATAGTATGTCCTTCGAGAACAAAGATGTTCCCCTATCTGTAAGTTCAAGACAACGCATCGAAAACATCGAAAAACTCCTTCACTAATCAAATACTGCGCGTGGTATAATGTTGACAACACCTAAGGAGACATTATGCGCTATTTCGTAACATGCAATGACAATTCAAATTATTTACTGGATCAAGAGGTAAAAAAACACGCCGGTTTGGGAACACTCGAATGGGTTAGTGACACAGAGGCCATCCTTGATTCCAAACTCGAACATGAAAAATTAGTCGATGTGATTCGTTCAACACCGATTCTTTTCATTCGTCATCTTTTCAAAATTGATGGGGAAATCGCTCTTGACGAAGCCCCTGCCTTACCCATGAAGCTCAACTTGGAGCCCAACCAAACATTTTCGCTTCAAATTCGTACCCCGCTTGATTTGCGTCAACGTGGAATTGCCATTCGGAATACGATTGTTGATGCTTTGATTGATCAAGGCTTCACCTTAAACGTGAAAGATCCAGAACAAATTGTCTCACTCTATTTCACCGACTCATCAATCCTCTATGGCATTGGAACATCTGCTTTACAACTCAGCAAATGGAGCGCTGGAATGGTTCACTATTCAAAAGCACAAAGCAGTATTTCGCGAGCCGAATTCAAACTGCGTGAAGTCTTTGAGTCATTCAATGTCCCCCACGTAAGCGGGCTTGCTCTAGATTTGGGTGCTGCACCAGGAGGGTGGACTCAAGTTTTAACAGAACAAGGTTTTGATGTCATCGCAGTCGATCCTGCAAAGTTAGATCCTCAACTTAAAAAGAATACAAAAGTGCGCCACTATAAAGGAAGCACCCAGGAATACATGCAAGAATTTCCAAATCAAATGTTTGATGTTATGGTCAACGATATGAAAATGACCGTGAAACAAAGCATTGGAATCTTTAATCATCTTGCACTTAACCTTAATCCTGACGGTTATGCGGTTTTGACACTGAAACTACCGAAAGAATACAACTATGATTTTATCCTTTCAACACTTAGCATGGTGAGACGCAACTTCAACATCATTGAAGGAAGGCAACTGTTTCACAACCGTCATGAATTAACGTTACTTTTAACCAAACGCTAGGAGAATACTCATGTCTATGGAAAAACCACGTCTCGTTGGTGAGCGCGTCGTGCTTCGACCTTTTGAAGAAGCTGATATTGAACCGATGATTGCAATCATTAGCGATCCAACATTGCGATTTCTAACTGGAAGTTCAATAACTACAGAGGAAGCCAATACACCTTACTCCCCTGAGCGCATTGATGGTATGCGCACATGGTATCGCACGATTAACGCTCAAACAGACCGCCTTGACCTCGCAATCACTGTCAACGATACAGTTATCGGCGAGGTTGTTCTTAACGATTGGGATTCGGAACTCAACTCCTGTAACTTTAGAGTACTTATGGCCATGGACCACACAAATCATGGGTATGGTCGTGATGCAATCCAGACGTTTATCACCTACGCCTTAAATACACTCAACCTTCATCGCATCGAACTTGAGGTGTACGATTTCAATCCACGGGCACGCCATGTTTATGAATCCGTCGGGTTTTTATACGAAGGAACAAAACGCAAAGCATTTCGTTTTGATGGGTGTTATTATGACATCCATTTATATGCGATTGTTAACGATCAGAAAGAAAACAGACCCCATTCGTCAGAATAAGGTCTGTTTTCTTTACTTGCTGATCCGGAAAACCGATTCAATCATTTCTGTTTCATCACCTGAGTCATATTTCGCCCACATACTGATGATAAATCGTGTATTCGCATCCCCTTCAAATTCAAAGCGGAAGGGATCCTTAAATACAAAATTTTCATCCACGAGTGAATAAACTGCATGGTGGTCTTGCATATGAAATTTAAAACTTATTTGTTTTGGCATCACACCACGTGACATCTCATCTGCAAAGCGTTGAATATCTGCATGTGTGAGCGTGCGATCTTCGACGTTTGTTCCTGGCGATAGTTTAAGGTTGGTGATTTGTTCGATGCCTCGCCCTTCATCATTATGATATTCTGCTGTTACACTGAGCAATACTTCGTGTCCAGTATGACTCCACATCTCTGGGAATACAATTGATCGAAATACACCATGTACTTGGCCAGGATTGATTGTCAGATCTGAGCCAAAATGAGCAATCGACTCCTTCATATAGGAGTTAAACGCATTTTCACTTTGTTTAAGAATAAACACAACGCGTCCATCCCCTTTTACACACTTCTCCACAGTGGGACGAATCTTTACATCTTTTTCGATTTCTGGTTTTTCGAGAGTTGTCTTAGATTTGGAAGAAGTGTCATTTTCAGTCTTTAAGTCAATTGCTTTTGTGATCAGAGTCGCTGCTGCAAGGCCAAAGCCAAAAGTCGCTGCAGATTTCAATAATTTCTTCATACTTCTACCTCCTAATTTCTATTCCTAGTATAGCCTAGGTTTGGTTTCTTTACGGTCAAATGTTACGTAACATCAAATATATGTATTATAAATTGCAATAATTTACTTTTTTTGTTTGACAAGACGAAGTTTTTAAGTTAACATGACAAGTAAGTCATTGAACAAGAGAGTAGACTTAATAACATTTATAGCGAATCAGGGATTGGTGAAAGCCTGAGAAATGAAGTTACGTTGAACCGCACTTGGGAGACATTGAGTTGAAATCAGTAGATTCAATCGCAAACCTAGCGTTACAGGAGAG
The window above is part of the Erysipelothrix sp. HDW6C genome. Proteins encoded here:
- a CDS encoding FtsJ-like methyltransferase family protein, giving the protein MRYFVTCNDNSNYLLDQEVKKHAGLGTLEWVSDTEAILDSKLEHEKLVDVIRSTPILFIRHLFKIDGEIALDEAPALPMKLNLEPNQTFSLQIRTPLDLRQRGIAIRNTIVDALIDQGFTLNVKDPEQIVSLYFTDSSILYGIGTSALQLSKWSAGMVHYSKAQSSISRAEFKLREVFESFNVPHVSGLALDLGAAPGGWTQVLTEQGFDVIAVDPAKLDPQLKKNTKVRHYKGSTQEYMQEFPNQMFDVMVNDMKMTVKQSIGIFNHLALNLNPDGYAVLTLKLPKEYNYDFILSTLSMVRRNFNIIEGRQLFHNRHELTLLLTKR
- a CDS encoding S8 family serine peptidase, encoding MKLVKRTLHLLVSATLVLSGTISIAADETQDVSPTLSQESYLDHLKSENEPIERGDDLNYEDNDIVNVIVELTEKPLLDYYATGSVETFMKSSRAATVETKIEIAQDSTIQKIAAITGDATVENRYSTVLNGFSIKTEYKNIKEIRKISNVKRAFVAATYEAVEPQMSSSNEMVGAPEVWDSAHYKGEGIVVGVLDTGLDLQHEAFQQELTDVGVDYAGIATIVANTELSAKTTTPGLSVDDVYAGTKVPYAYDYADRDADVTPKDAETGHNTAHGTHVAGTVAGKSDTFSGVAPNAQLMIFKVFSDIGGTTHDGIVLAALDDAAKLNVDVINMSLGSDAGFSSEGEGLTQEVYDRVKAAGIILDVSAGNATNSAKNNKWAGLDLTPTGDPDHGLVGRPSTFNTPLSIASVDNTTKMLSAIASNGKTIAHTTTEVSFKSIEDKVYNYVVIPGVGSASDYTGLDVNGTIALVRRGDIAFSDKISIAESQGAVGILVYDNVVGSLINMAAGDAQIPAGFISKEDGEFLAAQATKEMTIFQTDVPIENNATGGQPSSFSSMGTTNELRIKPELAAPGGNIYSTYPSQTGTYYSSMSGTSMASPHVAGASALVKQHLKNTMPTLSDNEMVERVNQLLMSTAHPSYGADGPNSVRVQGAGVFNVNDAINSPAFLSVAENKDGSQRPKLELGDDPQKTGVYTLNFSVTNTSDTTVDYDISGIASRPGSVTYGFQGIGPRSFMLDRNVTADASVNGDATVSVAPQETKNVSVTVTLSASEKAAMDAAFENGIYVEGYVTLTPTSVSGNDVILSIPYLAYYGNWEQPGIFDHGSWYDDIPLPNSYVNQVYTKYSILGGNIIDQDFVDVNKDMFAISPNGDGIADSIETVILSQVRNARVLNYTITNKETQEKVYEFTSEFSNKSMYRNAYGQQIPSSAFDPAPEWKGDKLNGETVEDGVYRYAVDAELGFRPGVNDTYEFDVIVDTKNPILDTNNFKLVRRNGRTFIETKAIDENYMVNTLVAPFIDGQPKWDTPIFQKYTPNEAVREHDLSIDVTDYIGEEIMISLIDVGMNEQVYALTVPSENLTDLKLSPASATLAVGEQLEIEVENLGANATVSWTSSNPGVAAVDQNGVASAIAEGQTTLKVEDDKGNTATMTLGVYAKPNVSGMTLSFENVEVNSGTSGQISVSAFEPLGVSIDDSNITWSSSDATIVALTNTTGRTASFVVNGSVGESATLSATYGEVSAEATVTIVATDGALTTTVEYTSMSIHRDSFVTLDATDITNAAIAWTVDDEAIVSLEDMGDGTVRAKGLAPGNTIVRATSENGSIHFNIAVLDTDNKYTEVNFDALSYGLSVGASQTVTLDFGTTTSLLEDNHLTHRSYDETIATYDGTTIVAKKVGSVIIETVLENGQRATALVQVTALNKSALVTLVAQTATLQESSYTEASWTALQTAITSAKAVIANENASQAEIDAAVLALQTAIDGLKSKITGLQPTMALTVGTSVTLNPTPGNGTWTYDEAFFTMTEPLARANQGKTFTALKAGTTTLTYTVNGQSFEITVEIAAKGIDPNPNPNPNPNPGEKPNPQVPNEGNKGEQLPITGIESRNPTFPAGLLVLGIALVYISEQRKRNNTK
- a CDS encoding GNAT family N-acetyltransferase, which codes for MEKPRLVGERVVLRPFEEADIEPMIAIISDPTLRFLTGSSITTEEANTPYSPERIDGMRTWYRTINAQTDRLDLAITVNDTVIGEVVLNDWDSELNSCNFRVLMAMDHTNHGYGRDAIQTFITYALNTLNLHRIELEVYDFNPRARHVYESVGFLYEGTKRKAFRFDGCYYDIHLYAIVNDQKENRPHSSE